The following are encoded in a window of Sphaerisporangium siamense genomic DNA:
- a CDS encoding SDR family oxidoreductase, which translates to MTTTSPRRAGRLDHRVAIVTGAARGIGRACALALAAEGADLALIDVAADIPGATYPLGTAAQLRMTGRLCEERGATVVTCHADVRSPDDLAAAVGDTLDRLGRADVLVNNAGLATPAGHPAHGLDEEQWRLMVDVDLTGAWRMMRLVVPHMLDRGAGSVVNVASTAGVVGYPHFANYTAAKHGLVGLTRAAALDYATSGVRVNALCPGSVRDEPELEGRMLGGIADALGIPAERQEQVFVDGQPTRRLVSAYDVANACLWLASDESRGVTGSVITVDGGYSAR; encoded by the coding sequence GTGACGACGACTTCACCCCGGCGCGCCGGCCGCCTGGACCACAGGGTCGCGATCGTCACGGGCGCCGCTCGCGGCATCGGCCGCGCCTGCGCGCTCGCGCTCGCGGCGGAAGGCGCCGACCTCGCCCTGATCGACGTGGCCGCGGACATCCCCGGCGCCACCTACCCGCTGGGGACCGCGGCCCAGTTGCGCATGACCGGCCGGCTGTGCGAGGAGCGCGGCGCGACCGTCGTCACCTGCCACGCCGACGTGCGCTCCCCGGACGACCTCGCGGCGGCGGTCGGCGACACGCTGGACCGGCTCGGACGCGCCGACGTCCTGGTGAACAACGCGGGCCTGGCCACGCCCGCGGGCCACCCGGCCCACGGGCTGGACGAGGAGCAGTGGCGGCTCATGGTGGACGTCGACCTGACCGGCGCTTGGCGCATGATGCGCCTGGTCGTCCCGCACATGCTGGACCGCGGGGCCGGCAGCGTGGTCAACGTCGCCTCGACCGCGGGCGTGGTCGGCTACCCGCACTTCGCGAACTACACGGCGGCCAAGCACGGGCTCGTCGGGCTCACCCGCGCCGCCGCGCTGGACTACGCGACGTCCGGCGTCCGGGTCAACGCGTTGTGCCCGGGATCGGTCCGCGACGAGCCGGAGCTGGAGGGCCGGATGCTCGGCGGCATCGCCGACGCCCTCGGCATCCCGGCCGAGCGCCAGGAGCAGGTCTTCGTGGACGGCCAGCCGACCCGGCGGCTGGTCTCGGCGTACGACGTCGCGAACGCCTGCCTCTGGCTCGCCTCGGACGAGTCCCGCGGCGTCACCGGCAGCGTCATCACCGTGGACGGCGGCTACAGCGCCCGCTGA
- a CDS encoding amino acid adenylation domain-containing protein, with product MGDPAPREPHLSAAEKAARLCHSAAFRIADAPAAESLARNLARLTADHPFLAVGDAHDVGDLGDAAPRLWAEDVSGAADGPLARRRRTAELHRPLAPGRAPLRAVLLRYAGGAADLVVVAHRARIGRALLGPVARSILTGAEVTAPPGGPHADLDELAGAVRDLRGETRAWREESGAGHGVRRFRVPVAPDVSPAELHAVLVAAAGLVLARYARTDRALVGTALSTAPDGAARAETLTLVPTDAKGETTIGRYLSGVRDRLAAGVPWEPSGDPALPDVLSAPAGVLVARRDEDAYVPHLAPLYPLTLTVDLLPDGRVVGECHHRLDRFGRDTAARFVGHTLHVAGRLLTASPSSPLDQVELLDDAEKRRVARLGRPRHAVDAPAVCVHEALAARAAAHPDRIAVEDDGGSLTYRELDARAGRLAAGLRRRGVTAGSRVGVRLDPSPDLIATMLGVLKAGAAYVPLHPSYPAERIAAILRDSDAALLVAAENKAGDEAGHEAGDTAGDEARAVPVLTVETLLAEGGGTPADPVSGTPGDPVRVTPDDPAYVIYTSGSTGRPKGVMVPHRNVAALIAATERDFGLSPEDVWSFFHSPAFDFSVWEIWGCLLTGGRLVVVPYLVARSPASFHELLRRTGVTVLNQTPSALTHLIDHDHTRPEPLAVRLVILGGEALDPRVLLRWFDRHPEDECRVVNMYGITETTVHVTAQTVTRWDALTGSRSVGPPIPGWHVYVMDEEGRLLPPGVPGEIWVGGAGVADGYLNLPAVTAERFAADPFTAGRMYRSGDRGRLLPDGRLEHLGRLDDQVKLRGYRIEPEEIRAALLAVPAVTAAAVVLRRGPDPDSARLDAYVVAGDAASGQEVRRRVARVLPDYMVPASVTVVAALPLTANGKLDVDRLAELSTAAPAPAAPVAPAALVNGDVEEAVRAAWTAVLRTPVGPDDNFFDLGGNSLTAIRLLTVMAEHGLAELPPREIYLNPTVRGLAAVLRRQARPA from the coding sequence ATGGGTGACCCGGCGCCCAGGGAGCCGCACCTGTCCGCGGCCGAGAAGGCCGCCCGGCTGTGCCACTCCGCCGCGTTCCGGATCGCGGACGCGCCGGCCGCCGAATCACTGGCGCGGAATCTCGCCCGGCTCACGGCGGATCACCCCTTCCTCGCCGTGGGCGACGCGCACGACGTGGGAGACCTGGGCGACGCGGCCCCGCGGCTGTGGGCCGAGGACGTCTCCGGCGCGGCGGACGGCCCGCTCGCCCGGCGCCGCAGGACCGCCGAGCTGCACCGTCCACTCGCCCCGGGCCGTGCCCCGCTGCGGGCCGTGCTCCTCCGGTACGCCGGCGGCGCCGCCGACCTCGTCGTCGTCGCGCACCGGGCCCGGATCGGACGGGCGCTGCTCGGCCCCGTCGCCAGGTCGATCCTCACCGGCGCCGAGGTCACGGCCCCGCCCGGCGGGCCGCACGCCGACCTGGACGAGCTCGCCGGAGCCGTCCGCGACCTCCGTGGTGAGACGCGGGCGTGGCGTGAGGAGAGTGGCGCCGGGCACGGGGTACGGCGGTTCCGGGTGCCCGTGGCGCCGGACGTGTCACCCGCCGAGCTGCACGCCGTCCTGGTGGCGGCGGCCGGCCTGGTGCTCGCCCGGTACGCGCGCACCGATCGGGCGCTGGTCGGCACGGCCCTGTCCACCGCCCCGGACGGCGCCGCGCGCGCCGAGACGCTGACCCTCGTCCCCACGGACGCCAAGGGGGAGACGACCATCGGCCGGTACCTGTCGGGCGTACGCGACCGGCTCGCCGCCGGGGTGCCCTGGGAGCCGTCCGGTGATCCCGCGCTGCCCGACGTGCTGAGCGCCCCGGCCGGGGTGCTGGTGGCGCGGCGGGACGAGGACGCGTACGTCCCGCACCTGGCGCCGCTCTACCCGCTGACGCTCACGGTGGACCTGCTGCCGGACGGGCGCGTCGTCGGCGAGTGCCACCACCGGCTCGACCGGTTCGGCCGCGACACCGCCGCGCGGTTCGTCGGGCACACCCTGCACGTGGCCGGGCGGCTGCTGACCGCATCGCCGTCGTCGCCTCTGGACCAGGTCGAGCTTCTCGACGACGCCGAGAAGCGGCGGGTGGCCCGGCTCGGCCGCCCGCGCCACGCGGTGGACGCGCCGGCCGTCTGCGTGCATGAGGCCCTGGCCGCCCGCGCCGCCGCGCACCCGGACCGGATCGCGGTCGAGGACGACGGCGGGTCGCTGACGTACCGGGAACTGGACGCGCGCGCCGGGAGGCTCGCCGCCGGCCTGCGCCGGCGCGGCGTCACCGCCGGTTCACGGGTCGGCGTCCGCCTGGACCCGTCCCCGGACCTCATCGCGACCATGCTCGGCGTCCTCAAGGCCGGGGCCGCGTACGTGCCGCTGCATCCGAGCTATCCCGCGGAGCGGATCGCCGCGATCCTCCGCGACTCGGACGCCGCGCTGCTCGTCGCGGCCGAGAACAAGGCCGGAGACGAGGCTGGACACGAGGCCGGGGACACGGCCGGGGACGAGGCCCGCGCTGTGCCGGTGCTGACCGTCGAGACCCTGCTCGCCGAGGGCGGCGGCACGCCCGCCGACCCCGTGAGCGGCACCCCGGGCGACCCCGTGCGCGTCACGCCGGACGATCCCGCCTATGTCATCTACACCTCGGGGTCCACCGGGCGGCCCAAGGGCGTGATGGTGCCGCACCGGAACGTGGCCGCTCTCATCGCGGCGACCGAGCGGGACTTCGGGCTGTCGCCCGAGGACGTGTGGTCCTTCTTCCATTCGCCGGCCTTCGACTTCTCCGTGTGGGAGATCTGGGGGTGCCTGCTCACCGGCGGGCGGCTCGTCGTGGTCCCCTACCTGGTGGCCCGGTCTCCGGCGAGCTTCCACGAGCTGCTGCGCCGCACGGGGGTCACGGTCCTGAACCAGACGCCCTCGGCGCTCACCCACCTGATCGACCACGACCACACCCGGCCGGAGCCGCTGGCCGTCCGGCTGGTGATCCTGGGCGGCGAGGCGCTCGACCCCCGCGTCCTGCTCCGCTGGTTCGACCGGCACCCGGAGGACGAGTGCCGGGTGGTGAACATGTACGGCATCACCGAGACGACCGTCCACGTGACGGCGCAGACGGTGACGCGGTGGGACGCGCTGACCGGGTCCCGCTCGGTCGGACCGCCGATCCCCGGCTGGCACGTGTACGTCATGGACGAGGAGGGCCGGCTGCTGCCCCCCGGTGTGCCGGGGGAGATCTGGGTGGGCGGCGCGGGTGTGGCCGACGGCTACCTCAACCTTCCCGCGGTGACGGCCGAACGCTTCGCGGCCGACCCGTTCACGGCGGGCAGGATGTACCGCAGCGGCGACCGCGGCCGGCTGCTCCCCGACGGGCGGCTCGAACATCTCGGCCGGTTGGACGACCAGGTCAAGCTGCGCGGGTACCGCATCGAGCCCGAGGAGATCCGGGCGGCGCTGCTGGCCGTTCCCGCCGTGACGGCCGCCGCCGTGGTGCTCCGCCGGGGGCCGGACCCGGACAGCGCCCGGCTCGACGCCTACGTCGTCGCCGGGGACGCCGCGTCCGGGCAGGAGGTCCGCCGCCGCGTCGCCCGCGTCCTGCCGGACTACATGGTGCCCGCCTCGGTCACGGTCGTGGCGGCGTTGCCGCTGACCGCCAACGGGAAGCTCGACGTGGACCGGCTCGCCGAGCTCTCCACGGCCGCACCCGCCCCGGCCGCGCCGGTCGCGCCGGCCGCACTGGTCAACGGGGACGTCGAGGAGGCGGTGCGGGCGGCGTGGACCGCGGTCCTGCGGACGCCCGTCGGTCCCGACGACAACTTCTTCGACCTGGGCGGGAACTCGCTGACCGCGATCCGCCTGCTCACCGTGATGGCCGAACACGGGCTGGCCGAGCTGCCGCCCCGCGAGATCTACCTCAACCCCACCGTGCGCGGGCTCGCGGCGGTGCTGCGGCGGCAGGCCCGTCCGGCATGA
- a CDS encoding thioesterase II family protein: MRGTKADPATLVCFPYAGAGAGFFRPWRGHDPEAVEVVPVQLPGREQRFTETPYRDVHEAVDGLAGEVLEKLAGRSRVVIFGHSLGAILAYEMAHRLKDAGGPDVAHLVVSGSPGPAEVRANRATGLPDEEFLARVLEFAGYSHPALEDPTMRELLLPCLRADVEMHENYRPPASRPPLRVPITAVRGADDGLVSRAELEGWATATAAEFHVAELPGGHMYLVDSAAEILALVGRLSHG, from the coding sequence ATGCGAGGCACGAAGGCGGACCCCGCGACGTTGGTGTGCTTCCCGTACGCGGGTGCGGGCGCCGGGTTCTTCCGGCCCTGGCGCGGCCACGACCCGGAGGCCGTCGAGGTCGTCCCGGTCCAGCTCCCCGGCCGGGAGCAGCGGTTCACCGAGACCCCGTACCGGGACGTCCACGAGGCGGTCGACGGCCTCGCCGGGGAGGTGCTCGAAAAGCTGGCAGGGCGGTCCCGTGTCGTGATCTTCGGGCACAGCCTGGGCGCGATCCTCGCCTACGAGATGGCGCACCGCCTCAAGGACGCGGGCGGTCCGGACGTCGCGCACCTCGTCGTGAGCGGTTCCCCCGGCCCCGCCGAGGTGCGGGCGAACCGGGCGACCGGGCTGCCGGACGAGGAATTCCTGGCGCGGGTCCTGGAGTTCGCCGGGTACTCGCATCCGGCGCTGGAGGATCCCACGATGCGGGAGCTGCTGCTGCCCTGCCTGCGGGCCGACGTGGAGATGCACGAGAACTACCGGCCGCCGGCCTCCCGCCCGCCGCTGCGCGTGCCGATCACGGCGGTGCGCGGCGCCGACGACGGGCTCGTCTCCCGGGCGGAGCTGGAGGGGTGGGCCACGGCCACCGCCGCGGAGTTCCACGTGGCCGAGTTGCCCGGCGGGCACATGTACCTGGTCGACTCCGCGGCCGAGATCCTCGCGCTCGTCGGGCGACTGTCCCATGGGTGA
- a CDS encoding epoxide hydrolase family protein, with translation MVSDGLVRPFRVDIPQADLDDLADRLARTRWARQPAGTGWDDGVPVDYLKDLVAYWRTSYDWRKAEAELNSHHQFTAEISGATVHFLHVRSPEPDALPLVITHGWPGSVVEFLDVIDPLTDPAAHGGDPADAFHVVIPSIPGFGLSGPTPDTGWGVARVASAWAELMELLGYPRYGAQGGDFGSLISRRLGVHAPDHVVGVHVNFLLTFPSGDPRDMAALTPAEMERVDRLHVFNTELSGYAQVQTHRPHTVAHALADSPVGQLAWIVEKFKEWSRPAAVPEDAVRRDRILTNVMLYWLTGTAASSARLYKDSAATFGLPETLTVPFGVAVFPGDVAPPIRRFAERTNPNITSWTEFDTGGHFAALEVPELFTEDVRRFFRPLRRPAR, from the coding sequence ATGGTCTCTGATGGTCTTGTCCGGCCGTTTCGCGTGGACATCCCGCAGGCGGACCTCGACGACCTGGCGGACCGGCTGGCCCGCACCCGCTGGGCGCGCCAGCCCGCCGGCACCGGCTGGGACGACGGCGTCCCCGTCGACTACCTCAAGGACCTCGTCGCGTACTGGCGCACGTCCTACGACTGGCGCAAGGCCGAGGCGGAGCTGAACTCCCACCACCAGTTCACCGCCGAGATATCCGGCGCCACCGTCCACTTCCTCCACGTCAGGTCCCCCGAGCCGGACGCGCTCCCGCTGGTCATCACGCATGGGTGGCCGGGCTCCGTGGTGGAGTTCCTCGACGTCATCGATCCGCTCACCGATCCCGCGGCGCACGGCGGCGACCCCGCGGACGCCTTCCACGTGGTGATCCCCTCCATTCCGGGGTTCGGCCTGTCCGGGCCCACCCCTGACACCGGCTGGGGCGTCGCGCGGGTCGCGTCCGCCTGGGCCGAGCTGATGGAGCTGCTCGGCTACCCCCGCTACGGCGCGCAGGGCGGCGACTTCGGATCGTTGATCTCCCGCCGGCTCGGCGTCCACGCACCGGACCACGTCGTCGGCGTGCACGTGAACTTCCTGCTCACCTTCCCGTCCGGCGACCCCAGGGACATGGCCGCGCTCACTCCCGCCGAGATGGAGAGAGTGGACCGGCTTCATGTCTTCAACACGGAGCTGTCCGGATACGCGCAGGTGCAGACCCATCGCCCGCACACGGTCGCGCACGCGCTCGCGGACTCCCCGGTCGGCCAGCTCGCCTGGATCGTGGAGAAGTTCAAGGAGTGGAGCCGCCCGGCGGCGGTCCCGGAGGACGCGGTGCGCCGCGACCGCATCCTCACCAACGTGATGCTCTACTGGCTGACCGGCACCGCGGCGTCCTCCGCCCGCCTCTACAAGGACTCGGCGGCGACCTTCGGCCTGCCGGAGACGCTGACCGTCCCGTTCGGCGTGGCGGTGTTCCCCGGCGACGTGGCGCCGCCGATCCGGCGCTTCGCCGAGCGCACCAACCCGAACATCACGTCCTGGACCGAGTTCGACACCGGGGGCCACTTCGCCGCGCTGGAGGTGCCCGAACTGTTCACCGAGGACGTCCGCCGGTTCTTCCGCCCCTTACGCCGGCCGGCGCGATGA
- a CDS encoding cytochrome P450, with the protein MLSHAPANDVLRNSETFVSSRGMRLDSPPVPTADAAGSVLIVSDPPRHGVLRRIVSSAFTPRTVRRLEATIRTTAVSIVENAVAAGEFDAVEMAARLPVSVICDMLGVPPQDWESLLRLSITAFGSGGDREVEIEANSEILLYFEHLVKLRRKDPGDDVVSAFVHAEVDGVPFTDDKIILNCNALFSAGTETTRHATVGGLLAFIDFPGQWARLRENPDLMPTAVQEILRYSSPILHVMRTAVTDTRIGDLEISEGDRVAVWLPAVNRDDTVFDDPLAFDIGRDPNRHLALSAGPHFCLGSSLAMTELGVLFEELLKRAGHAGHAGAPRRMPSNFVWGFETAPVRLTRRGTG; encoded by the coding sequence GTGCTGAGCCACGCGCCCGCGAACGACGTCCTGAGGAACAGCGAGACCTTCGTCTCCTCGCGCGGCATGCGGCTGGACTCTCCCCCGGTCCCGACCGCCGACGCGGCGGGCAGCGTGCTCATCGTGAGCGACCCTCCGCGGCACGGCGTCCTCCGCCGGATCGTCAGCTCGGCCTTCACCCCGCGCACGGTCCGCCGGCTGGAGGCGACCATCCGCACGACGGCGGTGTCGATCGTCGAGAACGCCGTGGCCGCGGGCGAGTTCGACGCGGTCGAGATGGCGGCCAGGCTGCCCGTCTCGGTGATCTGCGACATGCTCGGCGTGCCGCCGCAGGACTGGGAGAGCCTGCTGAGGCTGAGCATCACGGCGTTCGGGTCCGGCGGCGACCGCGAGGTGGAGATCGAGGCGAACAGCGAGATCCTGCTCTACTTCGAGCACCTGGTGAAGCTGCGCAGGAAGGATCCCGGGGACGACGTCGTCAGCGCCTTCGTCCACGCCGAGGTGGACGGCGTCCCGTTCACCGACGACAAGATCATCCTCAACTGCAACGCCCTTTTCTCGGCCGGGACCGAGACGACGCGGCACGCGACGGTGGGCGGGCTGCTCGCGTTCATCGATTTCCCCGGCCAGTGGGCGCGCCTGCGCGAGAACCCGGACCTGATGCCCACGGCGGTGCAGGAGATATTGCGGTATTCAAGCCCTATCCTGCACGTGATGCGCACCGCCGTCACGGACACCAGGATCGGCGACCTGGAAATATCGGAGGGCGACCGGGTCGCGGTCTGGCTGCCCGCCGTGAATCGGGACGACACCGTTTTCGACGATCCGCTCGCCTTCGATATAGGCCGCGACCCGAACCGTCATCTCGCGCTTTCCGCGGGCCCGCATTTCTGTCTCGGATCGTCGCTCGCGATGACCGAACTCGGCGTGCTGTTCGAGGAACTGCTGAAGCGCGCCGGCCACGCCGGGCACGCCGGGGCGCCGCGCCGCATGCCGTCGAACTTCGTCTGGGGATTCGAGACGGCGCCGGTGCGGCTGACGCGGCGCGGCACGGGGTGA
- a CDS encoding 2-keto-4-pentenoate hydratase — MSGPDHRSRARALYEARATRVPIAPFTDDDPAMGMADGYAVQRDLVGMLVDDGDRVIGYKAGLTSAPMQRLFGVDTPDYGPVLASTLYADGDRVPREAFIAPKVEAEIVFRLGAGLAGPGVTLDQARAAIADVMAGLEVVDSRIADWRIRLADTIADLASNGAVVLGGRAVPARTVDPRLIGMVFSRNDEVVATGAGAAALGDPVAVVAWLANTLGEHGVALEPGHLILTGALHAAVPMNPGDRFVAEFDRLGTVAIQA; from the coding sequence ATGTCCGGTCCCGATCACCGGTCCAGGGCGCGGGCGCTCTACGAGGCCAGGGCCACCCGCGTGCCGATCGCGCCGTTCACCGACGACGACCCGGCGATGGGCATGGCCGACGGCTACGCGGTCCAGCGCGACCTGGTCGGGATGCTGGTGGACGACGGCGACCGCGTCATCGGGTACAAGGCGGGGCTGACGTCGGCCCCCATGCAGCGACTGTTCGGCGTGGACACACCCGACTACGGCCCCGTCCTGGCGTCCACGCTGTACGCCGACGGCGACCGGGTGCCGCGTGAGGCGTTCATCGCGCCCAAGGTCGAGGCCGAAATCGTCTTCAGGCTCGGCGCCGGGCTCGCCGGGCCCGGCGTGACCCTGGACCAGGCCCGTGCCGCCATCGCGGACGTCATGGCGGGGCTGGAGGTCGTCGACTCCCGCATCGCGGACTGGCGGATCAGGCTGGCCGACACGATCGCCGACCTCGCCTCCAACGGCGCCGTGGTGCTCGGCGGCCGGGCGGTGCCCGCCCGGACCGTGGACCCGCGCCTGATCGGCATGGTGTTCAGCCGCAACGACGAGGTCGTCGCCACGGGCGCCGGGGCGGCGGCCCTCGGCGACCCGGTGGCGGTGGTGGCCTGGCTGGCGAACACGCTCGGCGAACACGGCGTGGCCCTGGAGCCCGGCCACCTGATCCTGACCGGCGCGTTGCACGCCGCGGTCCCCATGAACCCCGGCGACCGGTTCGTCGCCGAGTTCGACCGGCTCGGCACGGTCGCCATCCAGGCCTGA
- a CDS encoding acyl carrier protein: MYEVLKTILVEDLQLSDVDVRPDVDREGAGLDSLAMVELSMILSKRLRIEISDDELMGASTVADIVRLMEERSPRA, translated from the coding sequence GTGTACGAGGTGCTCAAGACGATACTGGTGGAGGATCTACAGCTCTCCGACGTCGACGTGCGGCCCGACGTCGACCGGGAGGGGGCGGGCCTGGACTCGCTCGCCATGGTCGAGCTGTCCATGATCCTGAGCAAGCGCCTGCGGATCGAGATCAGCGACGACGAACTGATGGGCGCCTCCACCGTCGCCGACATCGTGCGGCTGATGGAGGAGCGCAGCCCGCGGGCCTGA
- a CDS encoding beta-ketoacyl-ACP synthase III — MTGDGTRPSDRDAAVICGIGHWLPPRVVTNADLCARLDTTEEWILSRTGIAARRVADEDLTTAGLAAEAGARALKSAGGHEVQALMLATTTPDRACPATAPEVASRLGLTGVAAFDVSAVCSGFLYALAAATGFIAAGHADRVLLVAAERFTSLLDPLDRTTVPIFGDGAGAVVLRRGAATEKGAVGPILLGSDGENRDLIRVEDGYFRMEGRAVFRQAVERMAETARAAAGAAGWSMDDVDRMVAHQANARVSAAVAAELGLPADRQAQNIRDVGNTAAASIPILLGQATADGVLAAGHRVLVTAFGGGLTWGATTVVWPDLETVP; from the coding sequence ATGACCGGCGACGGGACCCGGCCGTCCGACCGGGACGCCGCGGTGATCTGCGGCATCGGACACTGGCTGCCGCCGCGCGTGGTGACCAACGCGGACCTGTGCGCCCGGCTGGACACCACCGAGGAGTGGATCCTCAGCAGGACCGGGATCGCCGCCCGGCGGGTCGCCGACGAGGACCTGACCACCGCCGGCCTCGCCGCCGAGGCGGGCGCCAGGGCGCTGAAGTCCGCCGGCGGCCACGAGGTCCAGGCGCTGATGCTGGCCACCACCACGCCGGACCGCGCCTGCCCCGCGACCGCCCCCGAGGTGGCCTCCCGGCTGGGACTGACCGGCGTCGCCGCCTTCGACGTCTCGGCGGTGTGCTCGGGCTTCCTCTACGCGCTGGCCGCCGCCACCGGCTTCATCGCCGCCGGGCACGCCGACCGGGTGCTCCTGGTGGCCGCCGAGCGGTTCACCAGCCTGCTCGACCCGCTCGACCGCACCACGGTCCCCATCTTCGGCGACGGCGCGGGCGCGGTCGTCCTGCGGCGCGGCGCCGCGACGGAGAAGGGGGCGGTCGGGCCGATCCTCCTCGGCAGCGACGGCGAGAACCGCGACCTGATCCGCGTCGAGGACGGCTACTTCCGCATGGAGGGCCGCGCGGTCTTCCGGCAGGCCGTGGAGCGGATGGCCGAGACGGCGCGCGCCGCGGCCGGAGCGGCCGGCTGGTCGATGGACGACGTGGACCGGATGGTCGCCCATCAGGCCAACGCCCGGGTGTCGGCGGCGGTGGCGGCCGAGCTCGGACTCCCGGCGGACCGGCAGGCGCAGAACATCCGCGACGTGGGCAACACCGCGGCCGCGTCGATCCCGATCCTGCTCGGGCAGGCCACGGCGGACGGTGTCCTGGCGGCCGGCCACCGGGTGCTGGTCACGGCCTTCGGCGGCGGCCTCACCTGGGGCGCCACCACGGTGGTCTGGCCCGACCTGGAGACCGTGCCCTAG
- the dmpG gene encoding 4-hydroxy-2-oxovalerate aldolase has translation MNQLSADRPRLVIHDPTLRDGHHAVRHVLGREQLRGYAAAADAAGVPVVEVGHGNGLGASSLQVGRAALSDDEMLTVVREALPTSKMGVFMLPGWGTTRDLRRALDHGADVVRLGAHCTESDLAERHLGFLRDLGVEAQGLLLMSHMADAERLAKECLRMEEYGATAVGIFDSSGHYLPPDVTERITAIVETVSVPVIFHGHNNLGMAVANSVAAAQAGAQVIDACARGFGAGAGNTQLEVVVPVLERMGFATGIDLYALLDAADLAARTLMPAPPTIDSVSLVSGLAGVFSGFKTPVLDIARREGVDPRDIFFELGRRQAVAGQEDLIVDVALELAERRA, from the coding sequence ATGAACCAGCTCTCCGCAGACCGGCCCCGCCTCGTCATCCACGACCCGACCCTGCGCGACGGCCACCACGCGGTGCGCCACGTCCTCGGGCGCGAGCAGCTGCGCGGTTACGCGGCCGCCGCCGACGCCGCCGGCGTCCCGGTGGTGGAGGTCGGCCACGGCAACGGCCTCGGCGCGTCCTCGCTCCAGGTCGGGCGCGCGGCGCTGAGCGACGACGAGATGCTGACGGTGGTGCGCGAGGCGCTGCCCACCAGCAAGATGGGCGTGTTCATGCTGCCCGGCTGGGGCACGACCCGCGACCTGCGCCGGGCCCTGGACCACGGCGCGGACGTGGTGCGGCTCGGCGCCCACTGCACCGAGAGCGACCTCGCCGAGCGCCACCTCGGGTTCCTGCGGGACCTGGGCGTCGAGGCGCAGGGCCTGTTGCTGATGAGCCACATGGCCGACGCCGAGCGGCTGGCCAAGGAGTGCCTCCGCATGGAGGAGTACGGGGCGACGGCGGTCGGGATCTTCGACTCCTCCGGCCACTACCTGCCGCCCGACGTCACGGAGCGGATCACGGCGATCGTCGAGACCGTCTCGGTGCCGGTGATCTTCCACGGGCACAACAACCTGGGCATGGCCGTCGCCAACTCGGTCGCCGCGGCCCAGGCGGGCGCCCAGGTCATCGACGCCTGCGCCCGGGGTTTCGGCGCCGGCGCCGGCAACACCCAGCTGGAGGTCGTGGTGCCGGTGCTGGAGCGCATGGGCTTCGCGACCGGCATCGACCTCTACGCCCTGCTGGACGCGGCCGACCTCGCCGCGCGGACCCTGATGCCGGCGCCGCCGACGATCGACTCCGTCAGCCTCGTGAGCGGGCTGGCCGGCGTCTTCTCCGGCTTCAAGACGCCGGTGCTCGACATCGCCCGCCGGGAAGGCGTGGACCCCCGCGACATCTTCTTCGAGCTGGGCCGGCGGCAGGCGGTGGCCGGGCAGGAGGACCTCATCGTGGACGTCGCGCTGGAGCTGGCGGAGCGCCGCGCATGA
- a CDS encoding acetaldehyde dehydrogenase (acetylating): MNGSEPLRVAILGAGLIGIDLLTKVQSSAVLDCRLVVGRDDRAYGLRRAAALGCATAADGIRSLVAADRPFDIVFDASNALSHVEHWERLEPLGTRLIDLTPSMVGHMVAPTVNGADTRSHRNVNLISCTGQAAVPILHALTRRHPAEYIEVVTTAASASVGRATRLNLDEYIDTTQDAVRTFTAVPEIKVMVNLSPASPPAMFRVAMSLLGGGFDAESVRADVENAAAQVRAFAPGLAVKACTVTDERVFVAVEVAAAGERIPRHMGNVDIINAAAVLVAERWALSDAAIATTGVS, from the coding sequence GTGAATGGAAGCGAACCGCTGAGGGTCGCCATTCTCGGAGCCGGACTCATCGGTATCGATCTCCTCACGAAGGTCCAGAGTTCCGCCGTCCTGGACTGCCGGCTGGTGGTCGGACGCGACGACAGGGCCTACGGGCTGCGCCGCGCGGCCGCCCTCGGCTGCGCCACCGCCGCGGACGGGATCCGGTCGCTGGTCGCGGCCGACCGTCCCTTCGACATCGTGTTCGACGCGAGCAACGCCCTGTCCCACGTCGAACACTGGGAACGCCTCGAACCGCTGGGCACCCGGCTCATCGACCTGACGCCGAGCATGGTCGGGCACATGGTCGCGCCGACCGTGAACGGGGCCGACACGCGGTCCCACCGCAACGTCAACCTGATCAGCTGCACGGGGCAGGCGGCGGTGCCGATCCTGCACGCGCTCACCCGGCGGCACCCGGCCGAGTACATCGAGGTCGTCACCACGGCGGCCAGCGCGAGCGTGGGCCGGGCCACCCGCCTGAACCTCGACGAGTACATCGACACGACGCAGGACGCCGTGCGGACGTTCACCGCCGTGCCGGAGATCAAGGTCATGGTCAACCTGAGCCCGGCGTCGCCGCCGGCGATGTTCCGCGTGGCGATGTCGCTGCTGGGCGGTGGGTTCGACGCCGAGTCCGTCCGCGCCGACGTGGAGAACGCGGCCGCGCAGGTGCGGGCGTTCGCGCCCGGCCTCGCGGTCAAGGCGTGCACGGTGACCGACGAGCGGGTGTTCGTCGCCGTCGAGGTCGCCGCCGCGGGCGAGCGCATCCCGCGGCACATGGGCAACGTGGACATCATCAACGCGGCGGCCGTGCTCGTCGCCGAGCGGTGGGCGCTGAGCGACGCGGCGATCGCCACCACGGGGGTGTCATGA